The sequence CTGGTGCGCGTCACTGCCGATGCCGCCGACCGCAGGCCGGTTTCGTCAGGCGACCAGATCGAACTCGGCTGGGATGCCACCGATGTCAGAATTTTTGAGGAATAGAGGAGAAGCTTGATGGCGCAGAAGACGATCGCGTTTTTTTCCCGAAGCGGCCTACGGCCCGGCGCTCAATTCCGTCGGCATCGCGCAAGCCGTCGAGGCGCGCGGCCACAAGGCTGTGTTCCTCTCCGATCCCGGTTTTGTCGAGGTCTACAGGGGCTACGGCTTCGAGGCGCATCCGGTGAACCTGTCCGAACCGATGCCGCCCGAACAGATGGCGAAGTTCTGGGAGGATTTCATCAACGGCCACATCCCGAATTTCCGCAAATCGCCCTACGACCAGGTCGACAACTATGTGAAGGATTGCTGGACCGCGATCGTCGACAGCGCCAAATGGGCGCAGAAGGACCTGCCGGGCGTGCTGGCCGCCATCAAGCCCGACGTGATCTGCGTCGACAACGTCATCCTGTTTCCGGCCATAAAACAGTTCGGCAAGCCATGGGTGCGCGTCATCTCCTGCTCGGAAAACGAGATCGAGGACGAGGACATCCCGCCGCATCTCTCAGGCTGCGGCGAGAACGACCATGCCGGACATCAGCGCTACCGCGACCACTTCAACGCGGTGATCAAGCCGATCCACGACGACTTCAATGCCTTCCTGAAGGCCAACAACGAGGCGGCCTATCCGGTCGGCCAGTTCTTCGAGGCGTCGCCCTATCTCAATTTGCTGCTCTATCCCGAGGCGGCAAAATTCAAGCGCCGTCATCCGCTTGATCTGGCAAAGTTCCAGTATCTCGAAGGCTGCGTGCGGCAGGAGAAGCCTTATGCGATACCGACCTTCGCCCAAAACAATGACGGGCCGCTGCTCTATGTCTCCTTCGGCAGCCTGGGTGCGGGCGATGTCGAGCTGTTGAAGCGCATCATCGCGACCCTGGGCAAGACGCGCTACCGCGCGCTGGTCAATGTCGGCGGCTACAAGGACCAGTACACCGACGTGCCCGGCAACGTCATCGTCGAGAGCTGGTTCCCGCAGCCTTCGGTGATCCCGCAGGTCGATGCGGTGATCCACCATGGCGGCAACAACTCGTTCACCGAGTGCCTCTATTTCGGCAAGCCGGCGATCATCATGCCCTATGTCTGGGACGGCCACGACAACGCCACCCGGGTCGAGGAAACCGGCCACGGCTTCGGCATGCCGCGCTATGACTGGAGCGATGCCGATCTGGTCGCAAAGATCGAGGCCTGCCTGACAGATCCCAGGATCAAGGCGAAGCTGGCGAAGACTTCGGCGCAGATGCACGCGCAGAATGGGCCTGAGAAGGCTGCAGGGCTGCTGGAGGCGCTGCTGTGACCTCTTCCGCTCCGCACCTCCACCAGGCCTCCACCCGCACCGATCTCGTCGACTGGGGCGCCCAGCCCGACGCACTGGAAGGCGCCTCGCACTCGACCGGCCGGCTTGTGCACAAGGGACCCAACAACCAGCCGGAATCCGGCATCTGGGTGTGCACGCCCGGCCGCTGGCGGCTCTCGATCCCGCGCGACGAATTGTGCCATTTCGTCGCCGGCCGCGCGACCTACCGCTCGGATGTCGGCGAAGTGATAGAAGTGTCGGCCGGGACCGTGGTCATGTTCCCCGCCGGCTGGACGGGCGAATGCACTGTGCATGAGACCATGCGCAACGTCTACATGCTGGCCTGAACAGCAACGGAGCTACACGACATGTCGACACCGCATTGGCCGCAGGCCTCGGCCGTTGAACTGGAGGATTGGGGCGCGGGCAGCAACACGCTTGCCGGGGAGCCGCGCGCCTCCGGCAAGATCCTGTCGCAGAACCAGGACGGATCGAGCGAGTGCGGCCTGTGGTCCTGCACGCCAGGCACCCGCAAGGTAACATTTGCCGCCGACGAATTCTGCCACTTCCTGTCGGGTCACGGCAGCTATGTCCATGACAATGGCGAAGAGATTCGGGTCACGGCCGGCACACTGGTGTTCTTTCCCGCCGGCTGGACCGGCATCTCCATCATCACGCAAACGCTGACCAAGGCTTTCATGTGCCGGTGAGCATTTTTCAAGGAAATCGATATGACCACGCCAATCATGCAATCGCCGCTCGCAGTCACCGACCTCGTCGACTGGGGCGTCATCCCGACCATGATCGAGGGCCAGTCCCACACCTCGGGCAAGCTGCTCTACAAGGGACCGGAAGGCCGCTCGG is a genomic window of Mesorhizobium huakuii containing:
- a CDS encoding glycosyltransferase, producing MFLSDPGFVEVYRGYGFEAHPVNLSEPMPPEQMAKFWEDFINGHIPNFRKSPYDQVDNYVKDCWTAIVDSAKWAQKDLPGVLAAIKPDVICVDNVILFPAIKQFGKPWVRVISCSENEIEDEDIPPHLSGCGENDHAGHQRYRDHFNAVIKPIHDDFNAFLKANNEAAYPVGQFFEASPYLNLLLYPEAAKFKRRHPLDLAKFQYLEGCVRQEKPYAIPTFAQNNDGPLLYVSFGSLGAGDVELLKRIIATLGKTRYRALVNVGGYKDQYTDVPGNVIVESWFPQPSVIPQVDAVIHHGGNNSFTECLYFGKPAIIMPYVWDGHDNATRVEETGHGFGMPRYDWSDADLVAKIEACLTDPRIKAKLAKTSAQMHAQNGPEKAAGLLEALL
- a CDS encoding cupin domain-containing protein, translating into MTSSAPHLHQASTRTDLVDWGAQPDALEGASHSTGRLVHKGPNNQPESGIWVCTPGRWRLSIPRDELCHFVAGRATYRSDVGEVIEVSAGTVVMFPAGWTGECTVHETMRNVYMLA
- a CDS encoding cupin domain-containing protein, whose translation is MSTPHWPQASAVELEDWGAGSNTLAGEPRASGKILSQNQDGSSECGLWSCTPGTRKVTFAADEFCHFLSGHGSYVHDNGEEIRVTAGTLVFFPAGWTGISIITQTLTKAFMCR